One part of the Chrysemys picta bellii isolate R12L10 chromosome 14, ASM1138683v2, whole genome shotgun sequence genome encodes these proteins:
- the CHST8 gene encoding carbohydrate sulfotransferase 8 isoform X3 — translation MGPQQPKKQDCTSSNNHDVRIRKYSAEELAMGNQRSSLYSPVNAPTKLQSTDRKQNIMFVMKDHQKKDAEVNPIGLHKRRRRFIIKKSPILIAMNSSSLNLPMLKSEDRNNNNWKSLYQIQRERKRIMRDTCSKYKSNNRRIITPYHVSRIFVEDKYRILYCEVPKAGCSNWKRVLMVLNGLASSTKDIQHNTVHYGNYLKRLDGFDRKGIYHRLNTYTKMLFIREPFEKLVSAFRDKFEHPNNYYHPVFGKAIISRYRVNASKEALRTGSGVKFKEFIQYLLDVHRPVGMDIHWDHVNRLCSPCLIDYDFVGKFESMEEDANFFLHLIGAPQNLTFPRFKDRHSNEERTTTKITQSYFAQLSPAQRQHSYDFYYMDYLMFNYSKPFEDLY, via the exons ATGGGACCCCAACAACCCAAAAAA CAGGACTGCACTTCTAGCAACAATCATGACGTAAGAATAAGAAAATATTCTGCAGAGGAATTAGCAATGGGAAACCAGAGAAGTTCATTATATTCACCTGTGAATGCACCTACTAAGCTTCAAAGTacagacagaaaacaaaatataatgtTTGTGATGAAAGACCATCAAAAAAAAGATGCAGAAGTTAATCCTATCGGGCTCCACAAACGGCGAAGGAGATTTATCATTAAGAAGAGTCCTATACTGATTGCTATGAACAGTTCTTCTCTCAACCTGCCTATGCTTAAATCTGAGGacagaaacaacaacaactggAAAAGTCTTTATCAGAtccaaagagaaagaaagagaataatGAGAGATACTTGTTCCAAATACAAGAGTAATAACAGACGGATAATCACTCCTTATCACGTTTCCAGAATATTTGTAGAAGATAAATACAGAATTCTATACTGTGAAGTTCCAAAAGCTGGCTGTTCTAACTGGAAACGAGTGCTCATGGTTCTCAATGGGTTGGCTTCCTCCACAAAAGATATACAGCACAACACAGTGCATtatggaaattatttaaaaaggttGGATGGGTTTGATCGCAAAGGGATTTATCACAGGCTCAACACTTACACCAAGATGCTTTTCATTCGCGAACCCTTTGAAAAGTTGGTATCCGCATTTCGGGACAAGTTTGAGCATCCGAACAATTACTACCACCCTGTTTTTGGAAAAGCTATTATTTCGAGATACCGTGTCAATGCCTCCAAAGAAGCATTAAGGACAGGTTCCGGAGTCAAATTTAAAGAGTTCATTCAATATCTTCTAGATGTACATAGACCAGTGGGCATGGACATTCACTGGGATCATGTCAACAGGCTTTGCAGCCCATGTTTAATAGACTATGACTTTGTAGGGAAATTTGAAAGCATGGAAGAAGATGCAAATTTTTTCCTGCATTTAATTGGTGCTCCACAAAATTTAACTTTCCCTAGGTTTAAAGACAGACATTCCAATGAAGAACGAACCACCACTAAAATTACACAGAGCTATTTTGCACAGCTTTCACCTGCTCAAAGACAACACAGTTATGATTTTTATTATATGGATTATTTGATGTTTAACTATTCAAAACCTTTTGAAGATTTGTATTAG
- the CHST8 gene encoding carbohydrate sulfotransferase 8 isoform X4 yields MGPQQPKKDCTSSNNHDVRIRKYSAEELAMGNQRSSLYSPVNAPTKLQSTDRKQNIMFVMKDHQKKDAEVNPIGLHKRRRRFIIKKSPILIAMNSSSLNLPMLKSEDRNNNNWKSLYQIQRERKRIMRDTCSKYKSNNRRIITPYHVSRIFVEDKYRILYCEVPKAGCSNWKRVLMVLNGLASSTKDIQHNTVHYGNYLKRLDGFDRKGIYHRLNTYTKMLFIREPFEKLVSAFRDKFEHPNNYYHPVFGKAIISRYRVNASKEALRTGSGVKFKEFIQYLLDVHRPVGMDIHWDHVNRLCSPCLIDYDFVGKFESMEEDANFFLHLIGAPQNLTFPRFKDRHSNEERTTTKITQSYFAQLSPAQRQHSYDFYYMDYLMFNYSKPFEDLY; encoded by the exons ATGGGACCCCAACAACCCAAAAAA GACTGCACTTCTAGCAACAATCATGACGTAAGAATAAGAAAATATTCTGCAGAGGAATTAGCAATGGGAAACCAGAGAAGTTCATTATATTCACCTGTGAATGCACCTACTAAGCTTCAAAGTacagacagaaaacaaaatataatgtTTGTGATGAAAGACCATCAAAAAAAAGATGCAGAAGTTAATCCTATCGGGCTCCACAAACGGCGAAGGAGATTTATCATTAAGAAGAGTCCTATACTGATTGCTATGAACAGTTCTTCTCTCAACCTGCCTATGCTTAAATCTGAGGacagaaacaacaacaactggAAAAGTCTTTATCAGAtccaaagagaaagaaagagaataatGAGAGATACTTGTTCCAAATACAAGAGTAATAACAGACGGATAATCACTCCTTATCACGTTTCCAGAATATTTGTAGAAGATAAATACAGAATTCTATACTGTGAAGTTCCAAAAGCTGGCTGTTCTAACTGGAAACGAGTGCTCATGGTTCTCAATGGGTTGGCTTCCTCCACAAAAGATATACAGCACAACACAGTGCATtatggaaattatttaaaaaggttGGATGGGTTTGATCGCAAAGGGATTTATCACAGGCTCAACACTTACACCAAGATGCTTTTCATTCGCGAACCCTTTGAAAAGTTGGTATCCGCATTTCGGGACAAGTTTGAGCATCCGAACAATTACTACCACCCTGTTTTTGGAAAAGCTATTATTTCGAGATACCGTGTCAATGCCTCCAAAGAAGCATTAAGGACAGGTTCCGGAGTCAAATTTAAAGAGTTCATTCAATATCTTCTAGATGTACATAGACCAGTGGGCATGGACATTCACTGGGATCATGTCAACAGGCTTTGCAGCCCATGTTTAATAGACTATGACTTTGTAGGGAAATTTGAAAGCATGGAAGAAGATGCAAATTTTTTCCTGCATTTAATTGGTGCTCCACAAAATTTAACTTTCCCTAGGTTTAAAGACAGACATTCCAATGAAGAACGAACCACCACTAAAATTACACAGAGCTATTTTGCACAGCTTTCACCTGCTCAAAGACAACACAGTTATGATTTTTATTATATGGATTATTTGATGTTTAACTATTCAAAACCTTTTGAAGATTTGTATTAG